From the Hevea brasiliensis isolate MT/VB/25A 57/8 chromosome 15, ASM3005281v1, whole genome shotgun sequence genome, one window contains:
- the LOC110673189 gene encoding mavicyanin: protein MALVKRAVVLLLMMALFQVMDAAVYKVGDSAGWTIIGNVDYKQWAATKTFQVGDTIVFEYNSQFHNVMRVTHAMYKSCNASAPLATFTTGNDSITIKTRGHHFFFCGVPGHCHAGQKVDINVPRNEEDKAPTPAASTSTSTLSPPVPSAKVPGPSPSNAISFKPYGNLAFAVAVLGTFLFNFV, encoded by the exons ATGGCTTTGGTCAAGAGAGCTGTGGTATTGCTGTTGATGATGGCATTGTTTCAGGTGATGGATGCAGCTGTATACAAGGTTGGGGATTCAGCTGGTTGGACCATCATTGGTAATGTTGACTACAAACAGTGGGCTGCTACTAAGACCTTTCAAGTTGGTGACACTATAG TTTTTGAGTATAATTCTCAATTTCACAACGTTATGAGAGTAACACACGCCATGTACAAGTCATGCAACGCCTCAGCCCCTTTGGCCACCTTTACCACAGGCAATGATTCAATCACCATAAAAACTCGTGGCCACCACTTCTTTTTCTGCGGTGTCCCTGGCCATTGCCATGCTGGGCAGAAGGTTGACATTAATGTGCCTCGCAATGAAGAAGATAAGGCTCCAACTCCTGCTGCTTCCACTTCTACTTCTACGCTCTCTCCTCCAGTTCCTTCAGCCAAAGTACCGGGCCCTTCCCCCAGTAATGCTATTTCATTCAAGCCTTATGGTAATCTTGCTTTCGCAGTTGCTGTTTTGGGAACTTTTCTGTTCAATTTTGTTTAA
- the LOC110673188 gene encoding sugar transport protein 8: MPAIAIASDGDVPEFEGKITFKVIICVMIAACGGLMFGYDVGVSGGVTAMDDFLEKFFPSVYERKKHAHENNYCKYDNQYLQLFTSSLYIAALVASFFASRTCTKYGRKPTMLLASFFFTVGVALSALGVNIGMVIIGRVLLGLGVGFANQAVPLFLSELAPVKIRGALNICFQLFVTIGILVANVVNYFTGKVHPYGFRISLGIAGVPALMLGLGSLTIVETPTSLVERKRTEQGRAVLKKIRGVDNVDLEFDSIVHACEKARQVTDPYRRLMKRPSRPPLVIAILLQIFQQFTGINAIMFYAPVLFQTVGFGNDASLLSSVITGGVNVLCTIVSVVLVDRAGRRILLLESCVQMLITQTIIGIILMKDLKATGDLPSGEALVVVVMVCVFVAGFSWSWGPLGWLIPSETFPLETRTAGFSFAVSTNMLFTFIIAQAFLSMLCKMQAGIFFFFAAWIFVMMSFALFFIPETKGVPVDAMVDKVWKQHWFWRRYFDEDKEESVKKGPELIHPHMT; encoded by the exons ATGCCGGCCATAGCAATTGCTAGCGATGGCGATGTGCCGGAGTTTGAAGGCAAGATAACATTTAAGGTAATCATATGTGTGATGATTGCAGCTTGTGGAGGCCTGATGTTTGGCTATGATGTTGGAGTTTCAG GCGGGGTTACAGCCATGGATGACTTCCTGGAAAAATTTTTTCCTTCTGTTTATGAAAGAAAGAAACATGCCCACGAAAACAACTACTGCAAATATGATAATCAATATCTCCAATTGTTCACGTCTTCCTTGTATATTGCGGCTCTAGTAGCCAGCTTTTTCGCTTCAAGGACTTGCACAAAATATGGCAGGAAGCCGACCATGCTGCTTGCTTCTTTTTTCTTCACAGTAGGAGTTGCTTTAAGTGCCTTGGGAGTAAATATCGGAATGGTAATCATTGGGAGGGTTCTTCTCGGCTTGGGAGTTGGATTTGCCAATCAA GCAGTGCCACTGTTTCTTTCAGAGCTAGCTCCAGTCAAGATCCGTGGAGCACTAAACATTTGCTTCCAACTCTTCGTAACAATTGGAATCTTGGTTGCCAATGTCGTTAACTACTTCACTGGAAAAGTTCATCCATACGGTTTCAGAATTTCTCTTGGAATTGCAGGCGTACCAGCTTTAATGCTAGGATTAGGTTCGTTAACCATCGTGGAGACTCCAACAAGTCTTGTGGAGCGCAAAAGAACAGAACAAGGAAGGGCAGTGCTTAAAAAGATCAGGGGCGTAGACAATGTTGATCTTGAGTTTGATTCCATAGTGCACGCCTGTGAGAAGGCTAGGCAAGTGACCGACCCATATCGCAGACTCATGAAAAGGCCAAGCAGGCCACCTCTAGTGATAGCCATCTTACTGCAAATTTTCCAGCAATTCACAGGGATCAATGCCATTATGTTTTATGCACCTGTTCTCTTCCAGACTGTAGGATTTGGAAATGACGCTTCTTTGCTTTCATCTGTTATAACCGGCGGTGTCAATGTTCTATGCACTATAGTTTCAGTCGTCCTTGTAGATAGGGCTGGCAGGAGGATTCTGCTGCTTGAATCTTGCGTACAGATGCTTATTACCCAG ACTATCATTGGAATTATCCTGATGAAGGATTTGAAAGCCACAGGCGATCTACCAAGTGGAGAAGCGTTAGTTGTGGTGGTCATGGTGTGTGTGTTCGTTGCTGGGTTCTCATGGTCATGGGGGCCTCTGGGTTGGTTAATTCCAAGCGAGACTTTCCCTCTTGAGACAAGAACAGCTGGGTTTTCCTTTGCCGTGAGCACCAACATGCTCTTCACCTTCATCATCGCACAAGCTTTCTTGTCGATGCTATGCAAAATGCAAGCCgggattttctttttcttcgcAGCTTGGATCTTTGTAATGATGTCCTTTGCCTTATTTTTCATCCCGGAGACAAAAGGCGTTCCTGTAGATGCCATGGTTGATAAAGTTTGGAAGCAACACTGGTTCTGGCGTAGATATTTTGATGAAGATAAAGAAGAATCCGTCAAGAAAGGCCCAGAACTCATTCATCCACACATGACTTGA
- the LOC110673178 gene encoding chloride channel protein CLC-d isoform X1, with protein MLSNHLQDGIETAKLMWSRIPSSEDGLFEGVGLLSTGDGSSVESLDYEVIENYAYREEQAQRGKLYVGSYVAVKWLFALLIGIGTGLAAVFINISVENFAGWKFSLTFSIIQKSYFAGFVVYVLINLVLVYSSVYIITQFAPAAAGSGIPEIKGYLNGLDIHGILLFRTLIGKIFGSIGSVGGGLALGKEGPLVHTGACIASLLGQGGSTKYHLSSRWLQVFKSDRDRRDLVTCGCAAGVAAAFRAPVGGVLFALEEVTSWWKSQLMWRVFFTSAIVAVVVRTAMGWCKSGKCGHFGSGGFVIWDISDGQEDYSFAELLPMAVIGVIGGLLGALFNQLTLYITRWRRNYLHKKSVRVKVVEACLISVITSVISFGLPLLRKCSPCPEVDADSGIECPRPPGMYGNYVNFYCDKNKEYNDLATIFFNTQDDAIRNLFSAKTIHEFSAQSLLTFLVMFYTLAVVTFGTAVPAGQFVPGIMIGSTYGRLVGMFVVKFYNKPNIEEGTYALLGAASFLGGSMRMTVSLCVIMVEITNNLKLLPLIMLVLLISKAVGDAFNEGLYEVQAQLRGIPLLDTRPKYQMRKITAREACGYQKVISFPRVAKVADVVSILRSNKHNGFPVIDHTRNGETLVNGLVLRSHLLVLLQSKVDFQHSPLPCDPSGGSRSIRHNFSEFVKPVSSKGISIEDIHLSSDDLEMYIDLAPFLNPSPYVVPEDMSLTKVYNLFRELGLRHIFVVPRASRVIGLITRKDLLIEDNEDSGSRELQSTSVRAHHLDKRTFTRNTDMEHPLLNGLLVQNHVPD; from the exons atgtTATCGAATCATCTACAGGATGGAATCGAGACCGCTAAGCTGATGTGGTCTCGGATTCCGAGTTCAGAGGACGGTCTGTTCGAGGGGGTTGGTCTCTTAAGTACCGGCGATGGGAGCAGTGTCGAGAGCCTTGACTATGAAGTTATAGAGAATTACGCGTATCGAGAAGAACAG GCGCAGAGAGGGAAGCTTTATGTTGGATCTTACGTGGCCGTGAAGTGGTTATTTGCTTTGCTCATTGGCATTG GTACAGGATTAGCTGCAGTTTTCATCAACATATCTGTTGAGAACTTTGCTGGCTGGAAATTTTCTCTCACTTTTTCTATAATACAAAAATCATATTTTGCTGGCTTTGTAGTATATGTATTAATTAACTTGGTTTTAGTCTATTCGTCTGTATATATCATCACGCAATTTGCACCTGCGGCAGCAGGATCTGGTATTCCTGAAATTAAGGGTTATCTGAATG GACTTGATATTCATGGCATTCTACTTTTCAGAACCTTGATTGGAAAG atATTTGGAAGCATTGGTTCTGTGGGAGGTGGTCTTGCTTTAGGCAAAGAAGGTCCTCTTGTTCACACAGGTGCTTGTATTGCTTCATTGCTTGGACAA GGTGGATCCACCAAATATCATCTAAGTTCCAGGTGGCTGCAAGTTTTCAAGAGTGACCGGGATCGTCGTGATCTT GTGACCTGTGGATGTGCAGCTGGAGTTGCTGCCGCTTTTAGAGCTCCAGTTGGTGGTGTATTGTTTgcattggaagaagttacatcaTG GTGGAAGAGTCAACTTATGTGGCGAGTCTTCTTTACTTCTGCTATTGTGGCAGTTGTCGTGCGTACTGCAATGGGATGGTGCAAGAGTGGAAAGTGTGGGCATTTTGGCTCAGGTGGCTTTGTAATATGGGACATATCAGA CGGTCAAGAGGACTACTCTTTTGCAGAGTTACTTCCAATGGCAGTCATTGGGGTTATTGGTGGTCTACTTG GAGCTTTATTTAACCAGCTAACACTTTACATAACTCGCTGGCGCCGAAATTATTTACATAAGAAATCTGTCCGAGTAAAG GTTGTGGAAGCATGCCTCATCTCTGTGATAACATCAGTTATTTCTTTTGGACTACCACTTCTAAGAAAATGCAGTCCATGCCCTGAAGTAGATGCTGACTCTGGTATTGAGTGCCCAAGGCCTCCAGGAATGTATGGGAATTATGTAAAT TTCTACTGTGACAAGAACAAAGAATACAACGATCTTGCGACGATTTTCTTTAATACTCAG GATGACGCCATAAGGAATCTGTTTAGTGCAAAGACGATCCATGAGTTCAGTGCCCAAAGTTTATTGACATTTCTG GTAATGTTTTATACCTTGGCAGTGGTGACATTTGGCACGGCAGTTCCTGCTGGTCAGTTTGTTCCTGGAATAATGATAGGGTCAACATATGGACGCCTTGTCGGCATGTTTGTTGTTAAATTTTACAACAAACCCAACATTGAGGAGGGAAC ATATGCTCTGCTCGGTGCTGCTTCTTTCCTTGGAGGTTCAATGCGGATGACAGTCTCATTATGTGTGATCATGGTTGAGATCACAAACAACTTGAAACTTTTACCTCTAATCATGCTTGTTCTCCTTATATCAAAG GCTGTTGGTGATGCTTTTAACGAAGGTCTATATGAAGTACAGGCCCAATTGAGAGGCATTCCATTACTGGATACCAGACCTAAGTACCAGATGAGAAAAATTACTGCAAGGGAAGCTTGTGGATATCAGAAG GTTATCTCCTTTCCTCGTGTTGCTAAGGTTGCAGACGTAGTTTCTATTTTACGGAGCAATAAACATAATGGTTTTCCT GTGATTGATCACACGAGAAATGGAGAAACCCTTGTGAATGGACTTGTACTTCGCAG CCATTTGCTAGTGCTTCTCCAGTCTAAGGTAGACTTTCAGCATAGTCCTTTGCCCTGTGATCCTAGTGGTGGATCCAGGTCAATCAG GCACAATTTCAGTGAATTTGTGAAACCTGTTTCCAGTAAAGGAATTTCTATAGAGGATATTCATCTTAGTTCAGATGACTTGGAAATGTACATAGATCTTGCTCCATTTTTGAATCCTTCTCCATATGTTGTCCCTGAGGATATGTCTTTAACAAAG GTGTATAATCTTTTCCGCGAACTGGGATTAAGACACATATTTGTTGTCCCTCGTGCTTCACGTGTGATTGGCTTGATTACCAGGAAGGATTTGCTTATTGAG GATAATGAGGATTCAGGAAGTAGGGAGCTCCAATCAACTAGTGTAAG AGCTCATCATTTAGATAAAAGAACGTTCACTAGGAATACGGATATGGAGCACCCCCTTCTCAACGGTCTTCTGGTCCAAAATCATGTGCCTGATTGA
- the LOC110673178 gene encoding chloride channel protein CLC-d isoform X2 yields MLSNHLQDGIETAKLMWSRIPSSEDGLFEGVGLLSTGDGSSVESLDYEVIENYAYREEQAQRGKLYVGSYVAVKWLFALLIGIGTGLAAVFINISVENFAGWKFSLTFSIIQKSYFAGFVVYVLINLVLVYSSVYIITQFAPAAAGSGIPEIKGYLNGLDIHGILLFRTLIGKIFGSIGSVGGGLALGKEGPLVHTGACIASLLGQGGSTKYHLSSRWLQVFKSDRDRRDLVTCGCAAGVAAAFRAPVGGVLFALEEVTSWWKSQLMWRVFFTSAIVAVVVRTAMGWCKSGKCGHFGSGGFVIWDISDGQEDYSFAELLPMAVIGVIGGLLGALFNQLTLYITRWRRNYLHKKSVRVKVVEACLISVITSVISFGLPLLRKCSPCPEVDADSGIECPRPPGMYGNYVNFYCDKNKEYNDLATIFFNTQDDAIRNLFSAKTIHEFSAQSLLTFLVMFYTLAVVTFGTAVPAGQFVPGIMIGSTYGRLVGMFVVKFYNKPNIEEGTYALLGAASFLGGSMRMTVSLCVIMVEITNNLKLLPLIMLVLLISKAVGDAFNEGLYEVQAQLRGIPLLDTRPKYQMRKITAREACGYQKVISFPRVAKVADVVSILRSNKHNGFPVIDHTRNGETLVNGLVLRSHLLVLLQSKVDFQHSPLPCDPSGGSRSIRHNFSEFVKPVSSKGISIEDIHLSSDDLEMYIDLAPFLNPSPYVVPEDMSLTKVYNLFRELGLRHIFVVPRASRVIGLITRKDLLIEDNEDSGSRELQSTSSSSFR; encoded by the exons atgtTATCGAATCATCTACAGGATGGAATCGAGACCGCTAAGCTGATGTGGTCTCGGATTCCGAGTTCAGAGGACGGTCTGTTCGAGGGGGTTGGTCTCTTAAGTACCGGCGATGGGAGCAGTGTCGAGAGCCTTGACTATGAAGTTATAGAGAATTACGCGTATCGAGAAGAACAG GCGCAGAGAGGGAAGCTTTATGTTGGATCTTACGTGGCCGTGAAGTGGTTATTTGCTTTGCTCATTGGCATTG GTACAGGATTAGCTGCAGTTTTCATCAACATATCTGTTGAGAACTTTGCTGGCTGGAAATTTTCTCTCACTTTTTCTATAATACAAAAATCATATTTTGCTGGCTTTGTAGTATATGTATTAATTAACTTGGTTTTAGTCTATTCGTCTGTATATATCATCACGCAATTTGCACCTGCGGCAGCAGGATCTGGTATTCCTGAAATTAAGGGTTATCTGAATG GACTTGATATTCATGGCATTCTACTTTTCAGAACCTTGATTGGAAAG atATTTGGAAGCATTGGTTCTGTGGGAGGTGGTCTTGCTTTAGGCAAAGAAGGTCCTCTTGTTCACACAGGTGCTTGTATTGCTTCATTGCTTGGACAA GGTGGATCCACCAAATATCATCTAAGTTCCAGGTGGCTGCAAGTTTTCAAGAGTGACCGGGATCGTCGTGATCTT GTGACCTGTGGATGTGCAGCTGGAGTTGCTGCCGCTTTTAGAGCTCCAGTTGGTGGTGTATTGTTTgcattggaagaagttacatcaTG GTGGAAGAGTCAACTTATGTGGCGAGTCTTCTTTACTTCTGCTATTGTGGCAGTTGTCGTGCGTACTGCAATGGGATGGTGCAAGAGTGGAAAGTGTGGGCATTTTGGCTCAGGTGGCTTTGTAATATGGGACATATCAGA CGGTCAAGAGGACTACTCTTTTGCAGAGTTACTTCCAATGGCAGTCATTGGGGTTATTGGTGGTCTACTTG GAGCTTTATTTAACCAGCTAACACTTTACATAACTCGCTGGCGCCGAAATTATTTACATAAGAAATCTGTCCGAGTAAAG GTTGTGGAAGCATGCCTCATCTCTGTGATAACATCAGTTATTTCTTTTGGACTACCACTTCTAAGAAAATGCAGTCCATGCCCTGAAGTAGATGCTGACTCTGGTATTGAGTGCCCAAGGCCTCCAGGAATGTATGGGAATTATGTAAAT TTCTACTGTGACAAGAACAAAGAATACAACGATCTTGCGACGATTTTCTTTAATACTCAG GATGACGCCATAAGGAATCTGTTTAGTGCAAAGACGATCCATGAGTTCAGTGCCCAAAGTTTATTGACATTTCTG GTAATGTTTTATACCTTGGCAGTGGTGACATTTGGCACGGCAGTTCCTGCTGGTCAGTTTGTTCCTGGAATAATGATAGGGTCAACATATGGACGCCTTGTCGGCATGTTTGTTGTTAAATTTTACAACAAACCCAACATTGAGGAGGGAAC ATATGCTCTGCTCGGTGCTGCTTCTTTCCTTGGAGGTTCAATGCGGATGACAGTCTCATTATGTGTGATCATGGTTGAGATCACAAACAACTTGAAACTTTTACCTCTAATCATGCTTGTTCTCCTTATATCAAAG GCTGTTGGTGATGCTTTTAACGAAGGTCTATATGAAGTACAGGCCCAATTGAGAGGCATTCCATTACTGGATACCAGACCTAAGTACCAGATGAGAAAAATTACTGCAAGGGAAGCTTGTGGATATCAGAAG GTTATCTCCTTTCCTCGTGTTGCTAAGGTTGCAGACGTAGTTTCTATTTTACGGAGCAATAAACATAATGGTTTTCCT GTGATTGATCACACGAGAAATGGAGAAACCCTTGTGAATGGACTTGTACTTCGCAG CCATTTGCTAGTGCTTCTCCAGTCTAAGGTAGACTTTCAGCATAGTCCTTTGCCCTGTGATCCTAGTGGTGGATCCAGGTCAATCAG GCACAATTTCAGTGAATTTGTGAAACCTGTTTCCAGTAAAGGAATTTCTATAGAGGATATTCATCTTAGTTCAGATGACTTGGAAATGTACATAGATCTTGCTCCATTTTTGAATCCTTCTCCATATGTTGTCCCTGAGGATATGTCTTTAACAAAG GTGTATAATCTTTTCCGCGAACTGGGATTAAGACACATATTTGTTGTCCCTCGTGCTTCACGTGTGATTGGCTTGATTACCAGGAAGGATTTGCTTATTGAG GATAATGAGGATTCAGGAAGTAGGGAGCTCCAATCAACTAGT AGCTCATCATTTAGATAA